CAGGGGAGGGGACAGAAGTGGCCAGCACCAGTGAACTCACCAAAGACCTGGCAGAGATGGACCTGAAGGCTGCAGGTCAGTAAAGACACTTCAGATTGCAGGTGCTATGCAGTGTAAAAACATGGAAGATACATATGCATTGGTGCGCACTGTAAACTAAACAATGGCCAGTTTCATAAAGAGATTTTGGACTTATCAGTGATAGGCCACTCTTCATTTTGGACTGTGTGTTACAGGCAGCATGTGAACTGCAGGGCTGCATGGAGCTTAGCTTCTCGTGAAAAGACAAGTTTCACAGGGAATATGGTTTTAAAATTTTGGTGGCCCCAGGCCCAAGCCATCCTCAGCCCCAGGATGCAAtgatggtgcccctgcaaaatagtgatgggagaactgttttggtggaacacGTGCGAAACAATTGAACCAAGCAGGCCTGCCCTTTTGCAAGATGTGATACTTTGACAAAACTTGCCATTTCCAGTGGTAGTTGCTGTTTCCAGTAGCAAAGGGGGATTTTGAAACCATAGCACAGATAACAGAAGAGGGAAGAGAAATCGGCGTAAAATGTGCGGCATCCAGTGGCTCAGACCTAAGACTTGTGTTACCATGGTTGCAGTCAGTGACAAGTGGCAACAAATGgcataaaaagaggaaaacatggCTCACAATTTGTGGTTTACAAACAATGTTGCAGAGCTGGTAATGAGAAGGAAAAGAATTTTTAAAGGCTGCTTCAGTGACCTGTTGGAAGTGTACAGCAGTGAGGACGTCATACAGGTCTATGTGTGCGTACGCCGAGATTTCATGCCACCTCAAGCCTTCTGTATTATTCTTCTTCACAGAATTTTTCTAGGTCAAATGTACGTTTAACTGTCAATTTCTTCCAAAACTAGTCTGTCAAGTTTTCTAGTGTGAAATAAGGTCCTAATTCATCCTCTTCAGCCATAGCAAAAGTCTGCTTTTGAGAAGCTGACCCTGGATCTAGCGAAATATCAATATCCTAAACACATGGTTTTGCTCAGCCTTTGGTCTCAGTGAGGTTTGATTGTTGTTGCCTCAGTGTTAAATGAGTCATAACAGCAGCACAATGACACAGAGTCTACGCTTCCACTTCTCTCAGCAGTGTTGAGTTGTTGAGCCTGAATAGAAGACAGACGTCCTCAGTCTGACCATTGTGTGTAACGTCGTTGTTCTTGCTGACTTCCTTTTCAGTTACAGACAGATCTCCCATGCCACGATAAGCAGTTTGACCACAATAAGTCCAACCACTAACGCTGGTCTGGTGAGAAGCGTCATATTCGGAAATATTCTCATAATGCTGACATTGTTGCTGTGGGAAGTTGTAGTTCCTTCCTCAGGATTCTCATGATATTTTCTGACAGCAGATGTATTCCCTGCTGTTAAGGAGGCCAGTTCTCTTTTGATCTTGATCATAAATGTTATATTTGACTGATTCCCATGTTTTCCTGCAGAAGGAGACCCGGGGGCCTCCCCAGCCCCTGAGGCTGAGGGCTCCACCAGCCAAGACGCCCAGGGAGGCGGAGGTCCATCCTAAACTCAGCCACTGACCGAAGGGGGGCACAGAAATGTAGAGAGGAAGCAGGTGAAAGTGGAGAGACATGGAGAAAGGAAAGAGAGGGTGTATATTGGTTGTCCTAAATGGACATGAGGACACTTTCGCTCACTGCCGGCCTGTTTGGAGCTTCAGCGGCCCCAAATGTACgccttttttttgaaagagaTTGTAACATGGGGAGCAGAGCAGAGTAGAACTGACAACTGAGATGCTGCTCTTTTGCTTCATAGTCTGTTTGGCGTTTAAATTTCAGACGAGACAAGAAAGCACAGAAACTTTGGATTTGAAGATGGACTGAGCTAAACAGAATTCATTTATAACACTCGAAACATTGCTCCAGCCTAAAATGGAACTGTGTCACGGAGGGCATATTCATAAtcatctgtttgtcattttctttctacgtatgtgtgtgtgtgtgtgtgtgtttgtgacccTCTTGTTCAGTTTCATCGTcaagtcttttctttttatagtAACCAACATAGTCTCCATCTTACTGTTGTGTACGGACTTCATATTTATTGCTAAATGTTCAGTGATAACTTTGTGATAGCAATTTTCTTTGTGTAATAAAATACTTATGAATTACTgtaacatttgtgttttctgttctcaAGGATGATGAACTTTTCACACGAGGCATTTTGCAGGTTGAACCTTTGATCCACAGCCACAGTAGGAGCTGTGAATCCCAGCCAACCAGGATTAATGAGTTCAGCAATGAGTTTCCCCAGAACCATAAATATTAGTGAATGCAGCTTTTGTGTACATTAGGACGGCCACAGGAGCCAGTGTTTACATCTCTACCTAGCATGGCTCGTGTTCCCATTTATCTCTttagacaacaaaaacattcgTTTATCTGCAAAGCTGTGTGGAGTCTTAGCAATCCTTTTCAGCGCAAGGCTGAAGCTCGTTTTCTCTTCATAAGTAATTACATGAAAAGCTGGTTTACCGTCTACACTGAGCCTATTTTATTGTAATGAAGGGGCTGCCTTGGAAGAATATCTATTTTTAGAGATAAAGGAATAGTCCGACATGCAGAAACATTTCATTATAGCCTTTATTATAgtcaaagatgtttttaaaagtgtcATAAATGTTACAAATGGaagtgcttttttaaaatttgtgaaaagaaaaagacactttaaataaatatatacatcaAAAGAACCGAGTATTTATCAAATGCAAAACCACATTAGGTGGTTTATCCATCTAGGTGAGAGTAGTGCACCACCTAGTGTTCACATATAAGACTAAACTTTTGGTATTGAGCTGTTTTCACCTGATGTATCCTGCAGTTTTAGATGTGGAAGGCAAAAATTACATGTTTGTGACAGTGGATCACATTACTTCACCCTTCAAATGAACAACAGATATCATAGTAAACTATATTTTCCCAAAGGTAGTAAGTGTTTAGCCTGTACACCGTTCAGCCAtcattcactgttttttatCCTAACACACCACTGCAATGTTTTAGCAAAGACAGAAGTGAACAACAGATAACCTcatttctcctttcttttcagGCTGACAAAATGTTGAGTAATTGTGCATTTACAGCTTCCCTGATTCCCTGTATTAGAAAAGGatgtaaacacaagaaaaagaaagtgtcCAGAGTTTTGATATAGACAGAATCTGCAATACAAAACGCTTGCATCGCTCTGTTTTTTGCACCTTGCAGAGGGCCGTGACTTCCTCTGAAACAGCACCTTAAACTAACACATGAAAACTATGTAAGCGCTTAGATGAAATGTCGACAAAAGACAAGCTGATGATGATGTACAGGTAGATGAGGAGAAGCCATATACTAGTAGCCAAACACCTGATATATTATTCTGTAGGCTTTATGTCGGGTTACAATGAAGTAAAAACACATTCCATTGTGTCAGGTGAGGAGGTTAAGGGATCAGAGTGATTTGTTCCTGGGTTAAGTCACTTTTTCTCCTCTGGTGTTCTGCTCTCTTAAAAGGCGGTGCTCTGTAACATCCCGTAGGCCTCGTACAGTCTGTGGAGGAGCTCTTCCTTCTCATCATCGGGTAGGAAGCACGACTTAGCAGAATTGATGTTCTGTAAGACACAAGAGGTCAACAAAGATCATATTTCCAAGCAGAGTTCACTTAGAAAGACTAGTTCAGTAATGTGGGGGCTTTCATACTTTGTAGCCAAGGGTTAGTTGAAAATGGGCAGTGAAGACTGTCTACATTCAGTGACTCAGTCTACTAAGGTATTACCAGAGTGTGTTTTGGCTCGTTTTAAACCAAACAGAAACAGCTCAAACGTAATAACAAACTGAAGACAGTGAAACAGTGCTGAATGCTGCTGGTGAACAAACTGCGGTGCCACAGTCAGTCTTTGAACTCAAGTGAACAAAAGGCTTCAAATCAGAAAAGGGATTCATAATTTACACCTCTGCGCCAGATGTGAACTTAGGTTAAAATCAAGGATggaaacaggagaaaacagATTGGTACTGCTGCTCTCCTGTCAGCCTCACTCTTAAAAACTCACAGCTTCTAGTTAGGGAACAATCTGGCAAATAACCTCCCACAAAACCACAATGTGCTTTTTGTTACTGTTTGGTTAAACAAACAACATATAGGCAGCTTTATAGGTGACATTTGTTGCCTTTGCACAGAGCCAGACTAGCTGTttcctggctgtagcttcatatttacagcACAGAGTAAAGGAGTATCGATCTTTTTGTCTAACTTCTGGCGAAAAgcaaatcaaaatgtcaaactattcctttaatgACCTTTTGCAAACTCATTCCATATGCAAACCTGATGGAACTTGGATGTgaattcatacatttttttaaaaaatgcattcagaGCTGTAATTAAATGAGGCTGAATCTTCAGTGTGCAGAGGGATATTTCTTTATGTGAGCTTTTGTTCCTGCTTTAATTAGTGACTGAGAAAGATAATGCCATGCACAGGGCATCCACACCCCATGCTATCCTTTCAAACCATATGCAAATGGTTTCCTCCTGTGAACTACTGCTATagttattcatgtgtttgatcTCACCAGTCGTTTGAATTCCTCCTCAGTGAAGCCCATGTATTTGTGAGCGGTGCTGTAGTCGAGGTGGATGGATGAGTTGAAGATCAGAGGGTCATCTGTATTCAGGGAGTAGTTGGCCTTGTCCTTCCTGAACCTGCACAAAGGAaaccataaaacaaaaatgaatacgCGATTCAATCTAGTCTGACGAAACGCGATTACTGAAGTAGCATGTAGAGTAAGAGATGCTCACGTGATGACAGGGTGTTTGGTGAAGTCTGGGTCGCAGGCACCTGTCAGCTTACTGGAAATAGGACACACCTGCAAACAGGACAACAAAGGCAGCACTGAGTAATCGAATTACTGCAGCCTTCCTTCTTCCAGTGGTGGTATTAAAGTCTCCACAAGGGGTCAGTGTAGTACTGTTCCTTGAGTAGgcgtttatttttatttttttacgtGCACATCCACTGTGTCACTACAGCTGACTAATAGAGCAATCCCATTTCCAATCTGTGATGATTATTAGCAGTGCGTCAAGCTGAGCAGGGCAAAGCACTCATagcaaaagagaaaacaggCACATTTCTGCATATTTGTACTTAAAATACAACAGCAAACTATTAATCTTGGTGATTTAGCTTTCCGAAGAAAATAATGTTAACTTTGGAAGGTTCGTTACCTCAAAGTGCATGTTTTGAGCCAGCAGTTCCTTGTACAGGTCTTGGTCTTCTAGGGTTCTGTAACCGTGTCCAACACGTTCTGCTTTCAGCACTTCTACCGCCTAAAATATCAGACAGGGGTCATGATGTAAATGCAAAAGGTTACAAACTACTAAAAAATCTCCAGCCTTCCATATGTCAGCAGAGTCTGTGGGCTATTTCTAGAGACACATTCAACTGTTGTTGCATAGCTGAACTGTCACTTTGAAGGATGGGTTGCTTAGAGAGTGGCCACTGCATTTGGCTGCCACCGTGCAGTGAAACATACCGTGGTTTCACAATAAAGACGTCTGAGACAGCAGTTGAGACGGACAtcaaaatataatcactataaatgcacatatatttgtgtttgtgtacttCTTTGGGTGTGGATAACAATTACCCTGTGTTGAAATAATTAGTTTCGAGGCACTCCCAATTTGTTCTTTCACCAACCGTCAACTGGAGAACAACAAACATAAAACTCTGTTCTTGTTGTGGTTGGATCTCTGCCCTCATTTCTATCATCGGTACACAAGTTCATTGCTTTGTTTACACACATTAAAGGACCATTAAGCGCTCACATGTTTCAACGCCCCGTTCAGAAATGTCTCACGTCATTGTTGAGCAGCTCACCTCTTTCACCACCGACGCCGGGCCCACTTCTCCTGCATGAACTGTCCTGTGGACTCCACAACACACTGCTTCCTGTCAACAAAATCCATCATGGAACACATCAGTAAGCAGAATAGCACAGCCAAACATCTGGCTTTCACATCTACAACACTGCAGCATCTACTGAGGCGCCATTTATCACAAAGACAGGATTATGCATACAACTTGCTTTCTTTCAGTGGgaaaaagtgttgttttggcaGTTTGACtggataaaaatttaaataatgaatGTTTACTTTGTCACAGATTGAAAACTAAACCCAGAGAAGATGTCCCCCTGGCTCGatcgtgtttttgttttactcttCTCAATCTTGGACACACAAAGTGTGTCTTGCATAATGGCCACGCATGTATCTAGAGATCACATTGTTATGAGGATGACCTTCAATATTAATGTGAACTCTGCTCTGCCAGTTCTGCTTCTTGTTAATAATTAATGGACATTTCCATTTTGTCCATCAATGTAGATTCACCTCGATGGGATGTCAGACTCTAAAGTGTTGTGGAACAAAGCTGTATGTTTAATATGTTGCAGCTctataatcaatcaatcaatcaatcaatcaatcaatcaatcaccaTGACTGATTAACAATAATATTCATAAAGCTGGctcactaaaaacacaaaaacacctgaATAGGAACACATGCAAAGTCACATAGTGTATGCATACAAagttgcatgttctccttgtgcctGCATGAGTTTTTACCGGGTCCTAAAGGCcttctcccacagtccataaacatgctgaggctaactggtgattctaacttgtctgtaggtgtgaatgtgagcatgcttgtttgtctctatttgtggccctgtgattggctggcgacctgtccagggtgtcagctgggatagactccagctcagTGACCAGACAGagaattaagtggtgtatagaaaatgaatggatggatgaatgaaatgTATATATCGCAGTATTCATGTTTTAAGGACAAGCAGGTAATCAATAAAATATGTGCAACATCTGCACATACAACACTGTGAACCATCACACTGACTTTATGGCAACAGTTTTTTTGGCTCAAGCGACTGCTGACTCATATTGTAGCTTCACTAACACGCGTTGAGGCACAAGAGTATGAAAGGAATTTTTAGAGCACACCTTTGAACCAACACGCTCTATTAAAGGCCAGACGTTCTGTACATAAATCCTGATTACCGTCCAGCTTTGCGCCTTACTACTATTACTGTACTAACACATGCTGCCAgtgaaacagcagctctgtATGTGGTTCTAACAACCAGGAGGAAGAAGCTGTAGGCTGAGAGTCACAACAGACTGTAATGTTAAACTACAAGTGACTAAAATACACTTGATATATATGTGTAATAACATATTACCAGAACAATTGACCAGCATCAGATCTCTTCAGGAGTAATTAAATACTACCTCTATTCCTTTCCATATTAGACTaagaaaatgcatgaaatacACAGCTCCCCATGCAGTCAACCTGAACCTATTCTCTGTCCGTGCAAGTAATTAATTTCAGGTAAAACGTCCAGAATGCCAGTGTATTAAGTGATTAATCTACTTCATTCATTAATGTCCGACAGGCAAAACTGATTACTTGCAGTGGTATTCTCAGAATTAATCAATAAATGCTGGCTGAAAACGAAATTGGATTTCTCTGAGAAGCTTCAGTCCTGAATAGGAAATTGGTTTGGATGTAATAGGTTTTACAGCCACACTGTGTTGGTTACAGATGAAGACACTGTCTGTTGTGAATAAAAATCTATTCCAAAGGCTGTCAGCCGTGACACCTGAGCAGAAAACCTGCTGCTCCACGACGGCACATCATCAGGTTCACAAAAAAGACTGCCGTAGGTTTTACTTGAACATGTGGGAGGACAAAGCCAGAGGTCTCCCCCAGGGAACTTGGAGCATCCAACACTTCAACTCCagcattctggtgaatttttatgcacaaatttgtgcatttgtttcgGAAATGTCTTTATTCATGTCaaggaaaatacaaaatttaGACAAGAGAGGAAAAGCTGAAATAATATGGACCATACATGGATCTAATTATCTTTTCCACATTAGATTTACTGGTTGTATGAGCTACTAATTCATATTTAAGAGGAAATAAAGTCCCAATGCACATCAAAATCTAAACCGTGCCTGAGGTACTGTTGTGTCTTTTGGTAACATTATAGctgtttttcaaaacaaaagttttctgcttctttcatattttttttgagGGGACAAATACATGTTCTAAATACTGAGGCCTAAACCCTGACATCTACACCTGTAACTGTGACctaaaaaccaaaacactgattaaattgtgtgaTGTTCACATTAGGTATTTAGCAAAAAGTTATATGGTAAATGAACTCTGATAGTGTTGAATATTGAATGTAACTAAGGACATTTACTATGTACTTAAGTACAAATTCGAGGTACCTATACTTTACTTTTGTAGATTACTTTATTATTTCCACTTTATGCAACTTTATATTTCTCACTACTACATCTCCAAAGCAAATATTTAGTACTTTTTACTCCTCTACATTTGTCTTACAGTGTAGCTAGTTGTCACATTTCCGCCCTTCCTGTCAAGTAAAAACCATCTTTCTTACATCGTGTTAAATTTGAACCCTGGTGATGACTGAAGATGTTTTCATAGGTTGAGAATACTTTCCTACTTCGGAATCTAAAGAAACAATTTAGAAGCCTCTTGGATTAGCTAGAAGATGCATTTTCACAAAGCTGAAAAGTTCATAAAAACCTGATGCTGTAGTTAAACTATTAATTAATCtcatacttcttccaccacaaAACATAACCAAACCGAGTCTTTCCTTAACcaatgtttttgtcacttttttctataattactattgcaacaacacatcatcagtaggGTAAAACTAACCTGTCTCACGACGGTCTAAACCCAGCTCACGTTCCCTATTAGTGGGTGAACAATCCAACGCTTggtgaattctgcttcacaatgatAGGAAGAGCCGACATCGAAGGATCAAAAAGCGACGTCGCTATGAACGCTTGGCCGCCACAAGCCAGTTATCCCTGTGGTAACTTTTCTGACACCTCctgcttaaaacccaaaaagtcAGAAGGATCGTACTAACAGAGACATACTAACCCAAGTTAACATCATAGTGGGATTCCTCAGTAGGATTCATTATCTAGGGACCtctaatgtccacataaaatttTATGGCAATGTATTCAATAGTTATGGTGATATTCCGTGCTTAGAGCTGGAAAACAAAGCATCTGTGTCCTGTCACTCCTCCAGAGTTGTACATCATGAAACAGAGCTTCAGTGCTCTGAGGATTTCAAAAAGTTGTTGATGTGATAAGCTGCAGCCACATTCATCAGCCTGCAGACTGTGGGAACACAATGTGGACTTTGGGgctataaaaatattttaaggaCTTAGAAATTACATTGGCAGCTGATCTtaattattgctgttgttgCAACACAAGTCCTGTCTCATGAGACTCTGGTaattaaaatacacagaaacagacCAACTGAAGACCGCACGGCACATTTTAGCTGTCTtatgttcatgtgctaacaggCTCACCTCATAGGCTCTCCTATGGCCTGGATTGGCTTCACAGTTGAGTGATTCATCACCTGCCAGATCGATGGCAACCACTCCCTCATGCCGATACTTCTTGCACAACTCCACGACATCCATGGACCAGTCTggagaattttaaaaacatattaaaacacAGCTTGGACCTGccatctcaaacacacacatgcaggtgaTGCATTGATGAAATGTGATAGTAAAGTCTGAGCATCATGCTACATCCATCTGCATGAATCTGCAGCTATGACAAGCCCAAGACAGCACTAATGAACATGCAGTATAATATAaaggctggtttttaatggatgagtttgacattttgtggaaTGGGCTTATTAGCTTTCTTTACTGGAATTAGATAAGAAGATTGATATTACTCTTAAGTCTGTACACTAAATCTGAAACCACGGTAAACTTTATGACCTTTGGAGAATTTGCTGTTGTAACTCTGCTGTCAGTAGTTTTATATTTACTGTGCAAGCATGAGTGGTATTAGTGCTCTTACATAACGCTCTGCAAGAAAGCGTTTCCCCAGATGTGaagcttttcctttaatttactgtcacatcctgacatttttcactgtatgaCGACATAACCTATTTTTACAAGCAGCTCCATGCATGCTCAATACAGTTCCATTCAGATTAATGTTTATAAAAGTATATATTTGACACTGTGTTGAAATATATGGTTGCAGAGAAagtataaaaatgcacaaatctatctgctgcagctggcataatctgttgttttcctgcatACATTCACAAAGTCTCCCACAGGCCGATATCTATATTCACTGGGGACATTGCAGCTTGCTTTGTGAGAGATGCAGtggaaaatagaaaatgacatttatgAATTGAACTTGGCTGCTGGGTTACACAGGAAACAGCTGCATGAATGGAGCACATCAGCATTCAACCGTCACTGCTGCTACTAACTGCAACTGCTCACTTCACTGCAGTTATTAGtacagtgcaaaaatgtacaccACAGCTGTAAATGGCATCAAAACTAGCACTCCATAGTGGACCACCATGGGaccttattttggaaaaaacacacatacagtagtCAATCATGAAAGACATATAATTT
The nucleotide sequence above comes from Amphiprion ocellaris isolate individual 3 ecotype Okinawa chromosome 8, ASM2253959v1, whole genome shotgun sequence. Encoded proteins:
- the pkig gene encoding cAMP-dependent protein kinase inhibitor gamma, which translates into the protein MMDVETSYSDFINCDRTGRRNAVPDISGEGTEVASTSELTKDLAEMDLKAAEGDPGASPAPEAEGSTSQDAQGGGGPS
- the ada gene encoding adenosine deaminase translates to MHIIARRAAIGFCSPLLSSLCSSRLTGSRSLSTMDQLSSSQVVFNKPKVELHVHLDGAIRVQTILDVAKRRGIDLPANTVEGMTQRIILEEPATLTFFLSKFAEYMHVVAGDREAIKRIAYEFVEDKAKEGVIYVEVRYSPHFLANTKVDPIPWEQAEGDLSPDEVVHLVNEGLREGERAFNIKARSILCCMRHMPNWSMDVVELCKKYRHEGVVAIDLAGDESLNCEANPGHRRAYEEAVCCGVHRTVHAGEVGPASVVKEAVEVLKAERVGHGYRTLEDQDLYKELLAQNMHFEVCPISSKLTGACDPDFTKHPVITFRKDKANYSLNTDDPLIFNSSIHLDYSTAHKYMGFTEEEFKRLNINSAKSCFLPDDEKEELLHRLYEAYGMLQSTAF